In a genomic window of Flavobacteriales bacterium:
- a CDS encoding bifunctional oligoribonuclease/PAP phosphatase NrnA — protein sequence MSADTSVPVDALRGLRDLLSTPRRLALVTHYNPDGDAIGSAIGFMHVLRAAGHHAQVLLPNSAPPFLRWMPGYEEALAGDAQREQCLAAIREADAVICLDFNRRDRVGTLEEALRAAPFTVLIDHHQEPEDFAAISFSDTGACATSQMVHDIVEALGWGQRIGREAATCLYTGIVTDSGSFRFGSTTPHTMRVAARLMERGVRITDVHEAIADDNRPDRLRLLGFTLSERMAVLPELATAIISLSLEDLKRFNHQQGDTEGFVNYGLSMRGIRLAALFIERPDLVKVSLRSKGQLPVDGLVREHFHGGGHRNAAGGQAKETLAEAVARFRALLPDFIAQHP from the coding sequence GTTGGCCTTGGTCACGCATTACAATCCGGACGGTGATGCGATCGGCTCAGCGATCGGCTTCATGCATGTGCTTCGTGCGGCAGGTCACCATGCGCAGGTGCTGCTGCCGAATTCAGCCCCGCCCTTCCTGCGCTGGATGCCGGGCTATGAGGAAGCCCTGGCGGGCGATGCGCAGCGCGAACAATGCCTTGCGGCCATCCGCGAAGCCGATGCGGTGATCTGCCTCGACTTCAACCGCCGCGATCGCGTCGGCACGCTGGAGGAAGCCCTTCGTGCAGCACCGTTCACCGTGCTGATCGATCATCATCAGGAGCCTGAGGATTTCGCGGCGATCTCCTTCAGCGACACAGGTGCATGCGCCACCAGCCAGATGGTGCATGACATCGTGGAGGCGCTGGGCTGGGGCCAGCGCATCGGTCGGGAAGCGGCCACGTGCCTGTACACGGGCATCGTCACCGATTCCGGGAGCTTCCGCTTCGGCAGCACCACCCCGCACACGATGCGCGTGGCTGCGCGCCTGATGGAGCGCGGCGTGCGAATCACCGATGTGCATGAGGCCATCGCCGATGACAACCGGCCGGACCGCCTGCGGCTCCTGGGCTTCACGCTCAGCGAGCGCATGGCGGTGCTGCCCGAGCTCGCCACGGCGATCATCTCCCTAAGCCTCGAAGACCTGAAGCGCTTCAATCATCAGCAAGGCGATACCGAAGGTTTCGTCAACTACGGCCTCTCCATGCGCGGCATCCGTCTCGCAGCGCTCTTCATCGAGCGACCTGATCTGGTGAAGGTGAGCCTGCGCAGCAAGGGGCAGCTGCCCGTTGATGGACTGGTGCGCGAGCACTTCCATGGCGGTGGGCACCGCAATGCCGCTGGCGGACAGGCCAAGGAGACCCTCGCCGAGGCCGTCGCGCGATTCCGAGCGCTGCTCCCTGATTTCATCGCCCAGCATCCATGA
- a CDS encoding FKBP-type peptidyl-prolyl cis-trans isomerase: MATRPTRATPEGPEGFLVEEDNVESGLHEAIQQLSVGDSAIIIIPSYRAHGLIGDQDRVPPRSTVVYRIGLAGIRE; the protein is encoded by the coding sequence ATGGCGACACGGCCTACACGAGCAACCCCCGAAGGCCCGGAGGGGTTCCTGGTGGAAGAGGACAATGTGGAGAGCGGGCTGCACGAGGCGATCCAGCAGCTCTCCGTCGGCGACAGCGCGATCATCATCATCCCCAGCTACCGCGCCCATGGCCTCATCGGCGACCAGGACCGCGTGCCTCCGCGCAGCACGGTGGTGTACCGCATCGGCCTGGCCGGCATCCGCGAGTGA
- a CDS encoding FKBP-type peptidyl-prolyl cis-trans isomerase — MAACTRSPHAGYKAVGDQVHLRYIALGEGERVPADGDSLLLRFRASGLNDEPGSYWSTERWYSAAEIREGALLPVLRRLHAGDSMSVIAPASQWPWPALLRKDIPPPHDTLTVRMELLLLDLLTPAASDERRARFRANDPEGFERMLIEAYAAQDSGAWTRWGTSDLHYRISGAPLDTARWAFGDPLRVRWEGFGLADGRAIDATARNGGDFAWDYGTPDQLLQGLEVAVSLLREGQHGEFIFPSRMAFGDRGVPGLLEPGMPVRYGVSVAKAVPG; from the coding sequence ATGGCCGCGTGCACCCGCTCACCGCATGCGGGATACAAAGCGGTGGGCGATCAGGTGCATCTGCGGTACATCGCCTTGGGTGAGGGCGAGCGCGTGCCGGCGGATGGGGACAGCCTGCTGCTGCGCTTCCGTGCCTCCGGACTGAACGATGAGCCGGGATCGTACTGGAGCACCGAGCGCTGGTACAGCGCCGCGGAGATCCGCGAGGGCGCCTTGCTTCCCGTGCTGCGCCGCTTGCATGCCGGCGATAGCATGAGCGTGATCGCGCCCGCCTCGCAATGGCCATGGCCCGCGCTCCTGCGCAAGGACATTCCGCCGCCGCACGATACGCTCACCGTGCGCATGGAACTGCTCCTGCTCGACCTGCTCACGCCCGCTGCCAGCGATGAGCGAAGGGCGCGATTCAGGGCCAACGACCCCGAAGGCTTCGAGCGCATGCTGATCGAGGCCTATGCGGCACAGGACAGCGGCGCGTGGACGCGCTGGGGCACCAGCGACCTGCACTACCGGATCAGCGGTGCGCCCCTCGATACCGCGCGATGGGCCTTCGGCGATCCGCTGCGCGTGCGCTGGGAGGGCTTCGGCCTGGCCGATGGGCGAGCCATTGACGCCACGGCCAGGAATGGCGGTGATTTCGCATGGGACTACGGAACCCCCGATCAGTTGCTTCAAGGGCTGGAGGTAGCGGTGAGCCTGCTCCGCGAAGGGCAGCACGGCGAGTTCATCTTCCCATCGCGCATGGCCTTCGGTGATCGCGGGGTCCCAGGGCTCCTGGAGCCCGGCATGCCGGTGCGCTATGGGGTGAGCGTGGCCAAAGCGGTGCCCGGTTAG
- a CDS encoding SAM-dependent methyltransferase → MALSSAEHGTLYLMPVWLGDHGGTEQVPPENIAVASRITLYFCEHERTARQMLRRMVPSIDLARLELHRLDKDSTVQEADALLRRLSGGRDAAIISEAGMPGIADPGALLVRAAHAAGITVVPMIGPSSLLLALAASGLNGQHFTFHGYLPVKPAERKAAIKRLEQEAQRTGAAQLFIETPYRNDALLADLLATCATGTALCVAIDLTQPGGSVATRTIGSWRKSIPALGKRPAVFLIGSLR, encoded by the coding sequence ATGGCCTTGAGCAGCGCTGAGCACGGCACGCTTTACTTGATGCCCGTCTGGCTCGGTGACCATGGCGGCACGGAGCAAGTGCCGCCGGAGAACATCGCCGTCGCTTCGCGCATCACGCTCTATTTCTGCGAGCATGAGAGGACCGCGCGGCAGATGCTCCGACGCATGGTGCCGTCAATCGATCTGGCCCGCCTCGAATTGCACCGGCTCGACAAGGACAGCACGGTCCAGGAAGCGGATGCGCTATTGCGTCGATTAAGCGGCGGCAGGGACGCTGCCATCATCAGCGAAGCCGGCATGCCCGGCATCGCCGATCCCGGGGCCTTGCTGGTGCGCGCGGCGCACGCCGCTGGGATCACCGTGGTGCCGATGATCGGCCCTTCCTCCCTCCTGCTCGCGCTCGCGGCATCCGGCCTGAATGGGCAGCACTTCACGTTCCATGGATACCTGCCGGTGAAGCCTGCTGAACGCAAGGCCGCGATCAAGCGATTGGAGCAGGAAGCGCAACGCACCGGTGCCGCGCAGCTCTTCATCGAGACGCCTTACCGCAATGACGCCCTCCTCGCCGACCTGTTGGCCACCTGCGCAACTGGCACGGCGCTGTGCGTCGCCATCGACCTCACGCAGCCCGGAGGCAGCGTGGCAACCCGCACGATCGGATCCTGGCGCAAGAGCATACCCGCGCTCGGTAAGCGGCCCGCGGTATTCCTCATCGGATCGCTGAGATGA
- a CDS encoding low molecular weight phosphotyrosine protein phosphatase, whose protein sequence is MRILLVCLGNICRSPMAEGVLRHLAKERGIALSTDSAGTGDYHVGEPPDRRAQAAMRKQGMEISDLRARQFKQSDYDRFDLLLAMDADNLRNMRRLAPSPEHATKAMLIMDHAPHHPLREVPDPYYGGDEGFDEVFRMLKEASNQLLDGLEQR, encoded by the coding sequence ATGAGGATCCTGCTGGTCTGCCTCGGCAATATCTGCCGATCGCCCATGGCCGAAGGCGTGCTGCGCCATTTGGCCAAGGAGCGCGGCATCGCCCTCAGCACCGATAGCGCAGGCACGGGCGACTACCACGTGGGCGAGCCGCCCGACCGCCGTGCCCAAGCCGCCATGCGCAAGCAGGGCATGGAGATCAGCGACCTGCGCGCCCGGCAGTTCAAGCAATCCGATTACGACCGCTTCGACCTGCTCCTGGCCATGGACGCCGACAACCTTCGGAACATGCGTAGGCTGGCTCCATCGCCCGAGCACGCGACCAAGGCGATGCTCATCATGGACCATGCCCCGCACCATCCGCTGCGCGAAGTGCCCGACCCCTACTACGGAGGCGACGAGGGCTTCGATGAGGTGTTCCGCATGCTGAAGGAAGCCAGCAACCAACTCCTCGATGGCCTTGAGCAGCGCTGA
- the mutL gene encoding DNA mismatch repair endonuclease MutL yields the protein MADLIRLLPDHVANQIAAGEVVQRPASVVKELLENSLDSGATRITLAVKDAGRTLIQVIDDGKGMSPTDARLCFERHATSKIRQADDLSAIRTKGFRGEALASIAAIAQVESRTRERDQELGTRVLIEGSRVRAQEPIAGPAGTSISVRSLFFNTPARRQFLKSDSVEQKHVLDEFFRIALAHPDVAFRLVSNDREEFNLQPGAADGSWSAAMRQRITGLFGRKHDERLVPVEEGTDFVHVQGFVGKPEFAKRTRGEQFFFVNRRFIRSNYLEHAVRRAYEELVSSDSYPGWFLFIDIDPAQIDINIHPTKTEIKFRDDRAVYAIVHAAVRRALGRFNITPSLDFEPEPAMIAASAATVPAWRPSDLGAFTSPPRPSPEGWQKLFDMGMASPVEEATVATMTARPAPDDLVLPSREEDSIGDRPVFQLHGRYIVAQVRSGVLVVDQHRAHERILYERNLRLLAQGAGITQTELFPRHVELSATDLALVEGVLPELRCMGLDLELFGGRTVQVNGMPAESADEDPARLIEQLLEQLRSAGSALRNERHPALARSMARSMAIRHGRVLGIAEMHGLIDRLFGCEQPTSTPSGKPVLFTFTLDDLNERFER from the coding sequence ATGGCCGACCTGATAAGGCTGCTGCCCGACCATGTGGCCAACCAGATCGCCGCGGGCGAAGTGGTGCAGCGCCCTGCCAGCGTGGTGAAGGAATTGCTCGAGAACAGCCTCGATTCCGGCGCCACGCGCATCACGCTCGCCGTGAAGGATGCGGGCCGCACCCTGATCCAGGTGATCGACGACGGGAAGGGCATGAGCCCCACCGACGCGCGCCTCTGCTTCGAGCGGCACGCCACCAGCAAGATCCGCCAGGCCGACGACCTGAGCGCCATACGCACCAAGGGCTTCCGGGGCGAGGCACTGGCCAGCATCGCGGCCATCGCCCAAGTTGAATCGCGAACGCGCGAGCGCGATCAGGAGCTCGGAACGCGCGTGCTCATCGAGGGGAGCCGCGTGCGCGCGCAGGAGCCGATCGCCGGTCCGGCCGGCACCAGCATCAGCGTGCGCAGCCTCTTCTTCAACACGCCTGCGCGCCGGCAGTTCCTCAAGAGCGACAGCGTGGAGCAGAAGCATGTGCTCGACGAGTTCTTCCGCATCGCCCTCGCGCATCCCGATGTGGCCTTCCGGCTGGTGAGCAATGACCGCGAGGAGTTCAACCTGCAGCCCGGCGCTGCTGATGGGTCGTGGAGCGCGGCCATGCGCCAGCGCATCACGGGCCTTTTCGGCCGCAAGCACGACGAGCGGCTGGTGCCGGTGGAGGAGGGCACCGACTTCGTGCATGTGCAGGGATTCGTGGGCAAGCCCGAATTCGCGAAGCGCACGCGCGGCGAGCAGTTCTTCTTCGTGAACCGCCGCTTCATCCGCAGCAACTACCTCGAGCATGCCGTGCGCCGCGCATACGAGGAACTCGTTTCCTCCGACAGCTATCCGGGCTGGTTCCTCTTCATCGACATCGATCCCGCGCAGATCGACATCAACATCCATCCCACCAAGACCGAGATCAAGTTCCGCGACGATCGCGCCGTGTATGCCATCGTGCATGCGGCCGTGCGCCGCGCATTGGGCCGCTTCAACATCACGCCCAGCCTCGATTTCGAGCCGGAGCCCGCCATGATCGCCGCCTCTGCGGCCACAGTGCCCGCCTGGCGGCCCAGTGACCTCGGCGCGTTCACCTCGCCGCCGCGCCCCAGTCCCGAAGGCTGGCAGAAGCTGTTCGACATGGGCATGGCCTCGCCGGTGGAAGAAGCGACCGTGGCCACCATGACGGCACGTCCGGCGCCGGACGACTTGGTTCTGCCCTCGCGCGAAGAGGATTCGATCGGCGACCGTCCGGTGTTCCAGCTGCACGGACGCTACATCGTGGCGCAGGTGCGCAGCGGCGTGCTCGTGGTCGATCAGCACCGCGCGCACGAGCGCATCCTCTATGAGCGCAACCTCCGCCTGCTCGCGCAAGGAGCGGGCATCACGCAGACGGAGCTCTTCCCGCGCCATGTGGAGCTGAGCGCCACCGATCTGGCATTGGTCGAGGGGGTGCTGCCTGAGCTGCGCTGCATGGGCCTCGACCTGGAGCTCTTCGGCGGCCGCACCGTGCAGGTGAACGGCATGCCCGCCGAGAGCGCCGATGAGGATCCTGCGCGGCTCATCGAGCAATTGCTCGAGCAGCTGCGCTCTGCGGGCAGCGCCCTGCGGAATGAGCGGCACCCGGCTCTGGCGCGCAGCATGGCGCGCAGCATGGCCATACGCCACGGCCGCGTGCTGGGCATCGCCGAGATGCACGGCCTCATCGACCGGCTCTTCGGCTGCGAGCAGCCCACGAGCACCCCGAGCGGAAAGCCCGTGCTCTTCACCTTCACTTTGGACGACCTTAACGAGCGCTTCGAACGCTGA